In Prevotella sp. oral taxon 475, one DNA window encodes the following:
- a CDS encoding site-specific integrase produces MRSTFKILFYINRQKTKADGRTTILCRITIDGKSSAITTGEECLPAEWNAKQGQTTDKRINKKLTEFRELVENTYRDLLVSDGVVSVELIKNRLQGIAIHPTTLLAMSKTELQSVKGCVGKSRAEGTYQNFLYSDKLLTEFVKDKGMTDIVIATITEDLFEEYRFYLKKRGLATATMNRYLCWLSRLMYRAVSQRLIRCNPFENAKYEKAEQKIRFLQKSDVAKLMALRVIDKEAEQARRMFVFACFTGLAIADIEHLQYRHIQMSADGQKYIRKERQKTKMELIVPLHPIAETIINQCKKEQPSMKEMQTVKDKDNSFIFRTNCSRSVMSAKLSIVGKACGIRERLSYHMARHTFGTMSLSAGIPIESIAKMMGHASISSTQIYAQVTDNKISEDMDSLIRKHQKEEIKEEAV; encoded by the coding sequence ATGAGAAGTACATTCAAGATACTGTTCTATATCAACAGACAGAAGACAAAGGCAGACGGAAGGACTACCATTCTCTGCCGTATTACCATAGATGGAAAGAGTTCCGCCATAACCACAGGCGAGGAATGCCTGCCGGCAGAGTGGAACGCCAAACAAGGACAGACTACCGACAAAAGGATAAACAAAAAGCTAACAGAGTTCAGAGAACTTGTAGAAAATACTTATCGGGATTTGCTCGTAAGTGATGGAGTGGTAAGCGTGGAACTTATCAAGAACCGCTTGCAAGGTATTGCCATCCATCCGACAACGTTGCTTGCCATGAGCAAGACGGAATTGCAATCCGTCAAAGGGTGCGTGGGCAAATCAAGGGCAGAGGGAACCTATCAGAATTTTCTCTATTCAGATAAGTTACTTACGGAGTTTGTAAAGGATAAGGGAATGACGGATATAGTCATAGCCACTATAACGGAAGACTTGTTTGAAGAATACCGTTTCTATCTGAAAAAACGAGGCTTGGCAACAGCAACCATGAATCGCTATCTTTGTTGGCTGAGTAGGCTGATGTATCGTGCGGTCAGTCAAAGGCTCATTCGCTGTAATCCTTTTGAGAATGCCAAGTATGAGAAAGCGGAACAGAAGATACGCTTTCTGCAAAAGAGCGATGTTGCCAAACTCATGGCATTGAGAGTAATTGATAAGGAGGCTGAACAAGCAAGACGGATGTTTGTCTTTGCCTGTTTTACAGGTTTGGCTATTGCCGATATAGAACATTTGCAATACCGTCATATCCAAATGTCAGCAGACGGACAGAAATATATCCGAAAAGAACGGCAGAAGACAAAGATGGAGTTAATTGTGCCCCTGCACCCGATAGCGGAGACCATCATTAATCAATGCAAGAAAGAACAACCCAGCATGAAAGAAATGCAGACGGTGAAAGACAAAGACAACAGCTTTATCTTCCGAACTAATTGCAGCCGTAGCGTGATGAGTGCAAAGCTGAGCATCGTGGGCAAGGCTTGCGGTATCAGGGAACGGTTGTCCTACCACATGGCAAGGCACACGTTCGGCACGATGAGTTTAAGTGCAGGAATACCCATCGAGAGTATTGCCAAGATGATGGGGCATGCCTCTATATCTAGTACTCAAATCTACGCACAGGTGACAGACAATAAGATTTCGGAGGATATGGATAGCCTGATAAGGAAACATCAAAAAGAAGAGATAAAGGAGGAAGCCGTATGA
- a CDS encoding site-specific integrase, which translates to MKTEKMKVLLYLKKSSLDKSGKAPIMGRITIGRSIAQFSCKLSCNPDLWNPRESRMNGKSREAVEINGKLENLLLSIQSAYQSLITKGCPFDATDVKEQFQGSVQARCMLIERLDMLIKEKESHIGIDIKKESMSTYYSTRKQLQEFILKKYNVSDMAFSQLTENFIYEFRQYYLGVCGFQESSFFAVASHLKTVCRLAYREGIADTLMFDKAHIERGDKKTPKALNREALEKLKVLRFDDLEEEMETARDIFLFACYTGAAYCDLMELSKSYLVRDDEGSLWLKFNRQKTGVLCRIKLLPEAISLIEKFHNDERETLLPHVKYKNYQTCLKALRLRASIPFPFTTHTARHTFATLITLEQGVPIETVSKMLGHTSVSMTERYAKVTPQKLFEEFDRFLSFTEDMQLVI; encoded by the coding sequence ATGAAAACAGAAAAGATGAAGGTGTTGCTCTACCTTAAAAAGAGCAGTTTGGACAAGTCGGGCAAGGCTCCGATTATGGGACGAATAACCATTGGGCGTTCCATTGCCCAATTTAGTTGTAAACTATCTTGTAATCCCGATTTGTGGAATCCCCGTGAGAGCAGGATGAACGGTAAGAGTCGTGAGGCAGTGGAGATTAACGGAAAGTTGGAGAATTTGTTACTTTCCATTCAATCGGCTTACCAATCATTGATTACCAAAGGTTGCCCATTTGATGCAACCGATGTAAAGGAGCAGTTTCAAGGCAGCGTGCAGGCAAGATGTATGCTTATCGAAAGATTGGATATGCTCATCAAGGAGAAAGAAAGTCATATCGGTATAGACATCAAGAAAGAGTCTATGTCCACCTATTATTCCACTCGAAAACAATTACAGGAGTTTATTCTGAAGAAGTATAATGTTTCAGACATGGCGTTCTCCCAATTGACCGAGAACTTCATATATGAGTTCCGCCAATACTACTTGGGGGTATGTGGCTTCCAAGAAAGTTCTTTCTTCGCAGTGGCATCACATTTGAAAACGGTTTGCAGGTTGGCTTACCGTGAGGGAATAGCCGATACACTGATGTTTGACAAAGCCCACATAGAAAGAGGAGATAAGAAAACGCCGAAGGCACTCAACAGGGAAGCCTTGGAGAAGTTAAAGGTTCTCCGCTTTGATGATTTGGAGGAGGAAATGGAAACGGCAAGGGATATTTTTCTCTTTGCCTGTTATACCGGTGCTGCGTATTGCGATTTGATGGAACTAAGCAAATCTTATCTTGTCCGTGATGACGAGGGAAGTTTGTGGCTGAAGTTCAACCGCCAAAAGACAGGCGTACTATGCCGTATCAAATTGCTGCCCGAAGCCATTAGTCTGATAGAGAAGTTTCACAACGATGAAAGGGAAACGCTGCTCCCCCATGTCAAGTACAAGAACTATCAGACTTGTCTGAAAGCCCTACGGCTTCGCGCAAGTATCCCGTTTCCCTTTACCACACATACAGCAAGGCACACCTTTGCCACCCTTATCACCTTGGAACAGGGCGTACCGATTGAAACGGTGAGCAAGATGCTCGGACATACGAGTGTAAGTATGACCGAGCGCTACGCAAAGGTAACACCCCAAAAGCTCTTTGAGGAATTTGACCGTTTCCTTTCTTTCACCGAAGATATGCAGTTGGTGATTTGA
- a CDS encoding methylenetetrahydrofolate reductase: MKVSDFINNTPQGKNFSLEVLPPLKGNGTASLFSTLNRLCEYGPKYINITTHNCEYVYRELENGQFERDRIRRRPGTIAIAAALQNKYSIPVIPHVICSGSTVESIEYELLDLQFLGISNLLLLRGDKAKDDRVFTPTPGGHAHTTDLMAQVNRFNDGFFADGSPIKHPGERFEYGVACYPEKHEEAPNLEMDMAFLKKKQELGARYAVTQLFFDNRKYFDFVKKARTMGITIPIIPGIKPFARLSQLTVVPKVFHCDLPEDLAREVLKCRNDEDAKALGVEWAVQQCRELYQSGVPGIHFYTVSAVDSIEEVARQVL, from the coding sequence ATGAAAGTCAGCGACTTTATCAACAATACCCCCCAAGGAAAGAACTTTTCTCTCGAGGTTCTGCCGCCACTCAAAGGCAACGGAACGGCTTCGCTGTTCTCAACGCTCAACCGACTGTGCGAGTATGGCCCCAAATATATCAACATCACCACGCATAACTGCGAGTATGTGTACAGAGAACTGGAGAACGGACAGTTCGAACGCGACCGCATTCGACGCCGACCCGGCACGATTGCCATTGCCGCGGCCCTGCAAAACAAATACAGCATACCGGTGATTCCGCACGTGATCTGTAGCGGATCGACGGTGGAAAGCATCGAGTATGAACTACTCGACCTTCAGTTTCTCGGCATTTCCAACCTGCTATTGCTGCGTGGCGACAAGGCCAAAGACGATCGCGTATTTACACCTACACCAGGTGGACACGCCCATACCACCGACTTGATGGCGCAGGTGAACCGCTTTAACGACGGTTTTTTTGCCGATGGCAGCCCCATCAAGCATCCGGGCGAGCGTTTCGAATATGGCGTGGCCTGCTATCCGGAGAAACATGAGGAGGCCCCGAACCTGGAAATGGACATGGCTTTCCTGAAAAAGAAACAGGAGTTGGGGGCCCGATATGCCGTGACACAGCTGTTTTTCGACAATCGGAAATACTTCGACTTCGTTAAGAAAGCCCGCACCATGGGCATCACCATCCCTATTATTCCGGGCATCAAGCCTTTTGCCCGGTTGAGTCAGCTGACGGTGGTGCCGAAGGTTTTTCACTGCGACCTTCCCGAAGACTTGGCACGCGAGGTGCTCAAGTGCCGCAACGACGAGGATGCAAAGGCTCTTGGCGTGGAATGGGCTGTGCAACAGTGTCGCGAGCTCTACCAAAGCGGCGTGCCGGGAATACATTTTTACACCGTTTCGGCGGTAGATTCGATTGAAGAAGTGGCCCGACAGGTGTTATGA
- a CDS encoding DNA polymerase III subunit delta produces the protein MNWNDVIGQEDVRKRLVAMVEEDRLPHALLLCGPTGSGKMALALAMASYLLCEDRDAKGNPCGVCASCAMTRVWKHPDLHFSYPVIRPTGTSSEHKMTSDDFAQEWHTMLEKTPYLTIDLWLAEMNATNQQAQIGVGESDLLVRRLSLKSSRGGYKVSLVWLPERMNSECANKLLKLFEEPPSKTVFILVCEEPELLLDTIRSRTQRIDIHGISTDIIEQALIERRGIDASQAHRIARIANGSWTKALAELRPDNENRLFLDLFIQLMRLAYQRNIRELRHWSETVAGYGREKQKRMLTYFARMMRENFMYNFHHPELVYLTQQEENFTRNFARFVHERNIIDILQLIDLTIRDISQNANAKIVFFDFAIRMILFIKRMES, from the coding sequence ATGAACTGGAACGACGTGATTGGACAGGAAGACGTTCGGAAACGTCTTGTCGCGATGGTCGAGGAAGACCGGCTGCCGCATGCACTGTTGTTATGCGGTCCGACGGGAAGCGGAAAGATGGCTCTGGCTCTGGCCATGGCCTCCTATCTGCTATGCGAAGACCGAGACGCCAAGGGCAATCCCTGCGGTGTGTGCGCCTCATGTGCCATGACCCGCGTGTGGAAACATCCCGACCTGCACTTCTCTTACCCCGTGATTCGCCCCACAGGCACGTCGAGCGAACACAAGATGACCAGCGACGATTTTGCCCAGGAGTGGCACACGATGTTGGAAAAAACGCCTTACCTCACGATAGACCTATGGCTCGCCGAGATGAACGCGACCAATCAACAGGCACAAATAGGCGTGGGCGAGAGCGACTTGCTGGTGCGACGACTCAGCTTGAAGTCGAGTCGGGGCGGCTATAAGGTGTCGCTCGTGTGGCTTCCCGAGAGAATGAACTCGGAATGTGCCAACAAGCTGCTCAAACTCTTTGAGGAACCGCCCTCTAAGACGGTGTTCATCCTCGTGTGCGAGGAGCCCGAACTGCTGCTCGACACCATCCGCAGCCGAACGCAGCGCATCGACATCCATGGCATTTCCACCGACATCATCGAGCAGGCTTTGATAGAACGCCGCGGCATTGATGCCAGTCAGGCTCACCGCATCGCACGTATCGCCAACGGAAGTTGGACGAAGGCCTTGGCCGAACTGCGGCCCGACAACGAGAATCGTCTTTTTCTCGACCTTTTTATCCAACTCATGCGCCTGGCTTACCAACGAAACATCCGCGAACTGCGCCATTGGAGCGAGACCGTGGCCGGCTATGGACGCGAGAAACAGAAGCGAATGCTGACTTACTTCGCCCGGATGATGCGCGAGAACTTTATGTACAACTTCCATCACCCTGAACTCGTCTACCTGACTCAGCAGGAAGAGAACTTCACACGCAACTTCGCACGATTCGTACACGAGAGAAACATCATCGACATCCTGCAACTCATCGACCTGACGATAAGGGACATCAGTCAGAACGCAAATGCAAAAATCGTGTTTTTCGACTTTGCCATCCGCATGATTCTTTTCATCAAACGGATGGAAAGCTAA
- a CDS encoding regulatory iron-sulfur-containing complex subunit RicT, producing MDYKNMKFKVASGCDRGLSCKGCCRQDHQLNTYDWLADVTADPDATDLVEVQFKNTRKGYFHNVNALDLKKGDTVAVEASPGHDIGIVTLTGRLVPLQIKKANLKSPEDIKRIYRLAKSTDMDKYAEAKSRENDTMIQSREIAKNLGLKMKIGDVEYQGDGNKAIFYYIADERVDFRQLIKVLAETFHVRIEMKQIGARQEAGRIGGTGPCGRELCCATWNKNFVSVNTNAARLQDISLNPQKLAGMCGKLKCCLNYEVDNYVEASKRMPSKEVSLQTLDAEYFVFKADILAGTVTYSTDKNLAANLETISADRARTIIEMNRHGEKPATLDEEAGKKEPEKPVDLLANADISRFDKARRPKRMSQTRARGERRTDRPAKDSTRSQRPGTAPDARSARPNAPHRSRSPRRDSPAAPPVHPQE from the coding sequence ATGGACTATAAAAATATGAAATTCAAAGTGGCCTCGGGCTGCGACCGCGGGCTTTCCTGCAAAGGCTGCTGCCGACAAGACCACCAACTCAACACCTACGACTGGCTGGCCGACGTCACTGCCGACCCCGATGCTACCGATCTCGTAGAGGTGCAGTTTAAAAATACCCGAAAGGGCTACTTCCATAACGTGAATGCACTCGACCTGAAGAAGGGAGACACCGTGGCAGTAGAGGCCAGTCCGGGACATGACATCGGCATCGTCACCCTCACCGGCAGACTCGTGCCACTGCAAATCAAAAAGGCCAATCTCAAATCTCCTGAAGACATCAAGAGAATTTATCGTCTGGCCAAGTCTACCGATATGGATAAGTACGCCGAAGCCAAGAGTAGAGAAAACGATACGATGATTCAAAGTAGAGAGATCGCCAAAAATCTCGGACTGAAAATGAAGATCGGCGACGTAGAATACCAAGGCGATGGCAACAAAGCTATCTTCTATTACATCGCCGACGAGCGTGTAGACTTTCGTCAGCTCATCAAGGTGCTGGCCGAAACCTTTCACGTGCGCATCGAAATGAAGCAGATCGGTGCCCGACAAGAGGCCGGACGCATCGGCGGAACTGGCCCCTGCGGACGCGAACTCTGCTGCGCCACCTGGAACAAGAACTTCGTTTCGGTGAATACCAACGCTGCCCGGCTGCAAGATATCTCGCTCAATCCGCAGAAACTGGCTGGTATGTGCGGCAAACTGAAGTGTTGTCTGAACTATGAGGTGGACAATTATGTCGAGGCCAGCAAGCGAATGCCCAGCAAAGAGGTGTCGCTGCAAACGCTCGACGCTGAATACTTCGTCTTTAAGGCCGACATCCTGGCCGGCACCGTTACCTATTCGACCGACAAAAACCTGGCCGCTAATCTCGAAACCATCTCGGCCGACCGCGCTCGGACCATCATCGAAATGAACCGACACGGCGAAAAGCCTGCTACTCTCGATGAGGAGGCTGGCAAGAAGGAACCCGAAAAGCCCGTCGACCTTCTGGCCAACGCCGACATCAGTCGGTTCGACAAGGCTCGCCGACCCAAACGTATGTCTCAGACACGGGCCCGCGGCGAGCGACGAACGGACAGACCGGCCAAGGATTCCACACGTTCGCAACGCCCGGGAACTGCGCCAGACGCACGGTCTGCCCGCCCCAACGCTCCTCATCGGTCGCGTTCGCCCCGTCGTGACTCACCCGCTGCGCCTCCCGTTCATCCACAAGAATAA
- a CDS encoding gliding motility lipoprotein GldH, with protein MSFCSASSFGSFLLAAILLLPAACTRRTVYHTYQHTLVSGWEKNDTLCFHVPPLAHTGLYNEELALRINTSYPFTAVTLVVHQRVIPGGEEHIDTVNCRFGNRDDTRLARGISHFQYRFPITHLRLQEGDSLVVDVRHDMKRDILPGISDVGLKISSEK; from the coding sequence ATGTCTTTCTGTTCTGCCTCTTCCTTCGGCTCTTTCTTGCTCGCCGCTATTCTGCTTCTGCCTGCGGCTTGCACCCGTCGCACCGTCTACCACACCTACCAACATACCCTCGTAAGCGGTTGGGAGAAGAACGACACGCTCTGCTTTCACGTCCCTCCACTGGCCCACACAGGTCTCTACAACGAAGAGCTCGCCCTGCGCATCAATACCTCCTATCCTTTCACTGCTGTTACCCTCGTGGTGCACCAGCGTGTGATTCCCGGAGGAGAGGAACACATCGACACCGTCAACTGTCGTTTCGGCAATCGAGACGACACCCGTCTTGCCCGCGGCATCAGTCATTTTCAATACCGCTTTCCCATCACCCATCTGCGCCTCCAAGAGGGCGACAGTCTTGTTGTCGACGTTCGCCACGATATGAAACGCGACATCCTCCCCGGAATCTCCGACGTGGGCCTGAAGATTTCTTCAGAAAAATAA
- the mutL gene encoding DNA mismatch repair endonuclease MutL — MSDIIQLLPEAVANQIAAGEVIQRPASMIKELVENAVDAGATRIDVSVTDAGKTAVQVIDNGQGMSASDARRAFDRHATSKIRRADDLFALRTMGFRGEALASIAAVAQVELKTRRPNDDLGTHLFIAASQVQSQEPCATTPGSNFLIENLFFNIPARRKFLKSNATELNHIITAFERIALVYPNIHFTLQSNGTEIFNLPSVLLKQRIVDIFGKRISQDLLSMNVETSMGKISGFVGKPESAHKKGAHQYFFVNGRYMKHPYFNKAVMLPLERMIPSGEQVPYFIYFDVPTEDIDVNIHPTKTEIKFENEQAVWQILSAAVKEAVGLFNDVPTIDFNTDSRPDIPVFNAQAPSPTSAPRINYNPHYNPFEDVPARHHSSASSGWEQLYTEQKTENHMPGLFPEESSNELIPPTDSAHPQPHLEDKSPAHYQYKGRYILTAVKSGLMIIDQHRAHLRILFEQYLRQATQHNGISQKVLFPEVVQLSTAEDLIVEKIMPEIESLGFELTSLGARSYAIHAVPAGLDGIAPTEMVHDMIASALEKSTTAQDEIHRSLALSLARTAAVPYGQVLGNDEMENMVNSLFACPNVNYTPDGKKILAILPQTDIDRLLN, encoded by the coding sequence ATGAGCGACATTATTCAACTCCTACCCGAAGCCGTGGCCAATCAGATAGCAGCCGGTGAGGTGATTCAACGCCCTGCCTCGATGATCAAAGAACTTGTAGAGAACGCTGTAGATGCTGGTGCTACACGCATCGATGTGAGTGTGACCGATGCCGGGAAAACCGCTGTTCAGGTGATCGACAATGGGCAAGGCATGTCTGCATCTGATGCCCGACGTGCCTTCGACCGACATGCGACGTCTAAAATCCGCCGCGCAGACGATCTCTTCGCCCTCCGAACCATGGGCTTCCGCGGAGAAGCCCTCGCCTCCATTGCTGCCGTAGCACAGGTGGAACTCAAGACTCGACGACCCAACGACGACTTGGGTACACATCTCTTCATCGCTGCTTCGCAAGTGCAAAGCCAAGAACCCTGCGCCACAACTCCGGGCAGTAATTTCCTCATCGAAAACCTTTTCTTCAACATTCCCGCACGACGCAAATTCCTTAAATCCAACGCTACCGAGCTCAATCACATCATCACCGCCTTCGAACGCATCGCTCTCGTCTATCCTAATATCCACTTTACCCTGCAAAGCAACGGCACCGAAATCTTCAATCTCCCATCCGTCTTGCTCAAACAACGCATCGTCGATATCTTCGGCAAACGCATCAGTCAAGATCTTCTCTCGATGAACGTCGAAACATCAATGGGCAAAATCAGCGGCTTTGTGGGTAAACCTGAATCGGCTCACAAAAAAGGTGCCCACCAATACTTCTTCGTCAACGGCCGATATATGAAGCATCCCTACTTCAATAAAGCTGTCATGCTGCCTCTGGAGCGGATGATTCCGTCGGGCGAACAAGTGCCCTACTTCATCTATTTCGACGTGCCCACCGAGGATATCGACGTCAACATCCATCCCACCAAAACCGAAATCAAATTCGAAAACGAACAAGCCGTCTGGCAAATTCTCTCGGCTGCGGTCAAAGAAGCCGTGGGACTCTTCAACGATGTACCTACCATCGACTTCAACACCGATAGTCGTCCCGACATCCCTGTCTTCAATGCACAAGCTCCTTCACCCACCTCTGCACCACGAATCAACTATAATCCCCACTACAACCCTTTCGAAGATGTTCCCGCACGCCATCACTCCTCCGCATCTTCTGGATGGGAACAGCTCTACACCGAACAAAAGACTGAAAACCATATGCCAGGCCTCTTTCCCGAAGAGTCTTCTAATGAGCTCATCCCACCAACCGATTCGGCCCATCCCCAGCCTCATCTCGAAGACAAATCGCCCGCACACTATCAATATAAAGGGCGATATATCCTCACGGCTGTGAAGTCGGGCCTGATGATTATCGACCAACACCGCGCCCATCTCCGCATTCTCTTCGAACAATATCTGCGTCAAGCCACCCAGCACAACGGTATCTCGCAAAAAGTACTCTTCCCCGAAGTCGTCCAACTCTCCACCGCCGAAGACCTGATCGTGGAGAAAATCATGCCCGAGATAGAGAGTCTGGGCTTCGAACTCACCTCACTTGGAGCCCGCAGCTACGCCATCCATGCCGTTCCTGCCGGTCTCGACGGCATCGCTCCCACCGAGATGGTGCACGACATGATCGCCTCGGCACTCGAGAAAAGCACGACCGCACAAGACGAAATCCATCGTTCCTTGGCCCTGAGTTTGGCCCGCACTGCTGCTGTTCCCTACGGTCAGGTGCTCGGCAATGACGAAATGGAGAACATGGTCAACTCGCTCTTCGCCTGTCCCAATGTCAACTATACCCCCGACGGCAAAAAGATCCTCGCCATCCTACCACAAACAGACATCGATCGACTGCTCAACTAA
- a CDS encoding OmpA family protein: MKKLLIVLAFAGISFTAAAQENEPVQKYSVSTNSFWSNWFIQAGGEWQAWYSNQEHGNGLARSPFKKFRSNPGVAVAVGKWFTPGLGLRTKLQGFWGKTVVDEKYSGDNKFWTLDEHILFNVSNMLLGYNPKRVWNVIPFLGGGIGRSMTYNFYAMNLSAGILNTFRVSDRVAVNLELGWNRYEEDMDGASFSKTNRRGWEMKDNLLYAEVGLTLNLGKTGWNKTPDVDAIKALSQAQIDALNAQLNDANAENARLRDMLANQKPAETKTVKEFITTPVSVFFNLNKTNIASKKDLVNVQALAKYAKENGSSINVTGYADSATGKSDYNQRLSEKRAETVANELVNMGVNRDKITTAGKGGVNELSPISFNRRATVQIAE; the protein is encoded by the coding sequence ATGAAAAAATTATTGATTGTATTAGCGTTTGCCGGCATCTCGTTCACAGCCGCAGCGCAAGAAAATGAACCCGTACAGAAATACAGTGTCTCGACCAATTCCTTTTGGAGCAACTGGTTTATTCAAGCCGGCGGCGAGTGGCAAGCCTGGTATTCCAATCAGGAGCATGGCAACGGGTTGGCAAGAAGTCCGTTCAAAAAGTTCCGTTCGAACCCTGGCGTAGCTGTTGCAGTGGGCAAGTGGTTCACTCCGGGTCTGGGTCTTCGCACCAAACTGCAAGGCTTCTGGGGCAAAACCGTAGTAGACGAAAAATACAGCGGTGACAACAAGTTCTGGACACTCGATGAACACATCCTCTTCAACGTGAGCAACATGCTCTTGGGTTACAATCCCAAACGTGTTTGGAATGTGATTCCTTTCCTGGGCGGTGGAATCGGCCGTAGTATGACCTACAATTTCTACGCCATGAACCTGAGTGCAGGTATCCTGAACACGTTCCGCGTGAGCGATCGCGTTGCCGTGAACCTGGAATTGGGATGGAACCGCTACGAAGAAGATATGGACGGAGCTTCCTTCAGCAAGACGAACCGCCGCGGTTGGGAAATGAAAGACAACCTGCTCTATGCAGAAGTGGGTCTTACATTGAACCTCGGAAAAACGGGTTGGAACAAAACTCCCGACGTAGATGCTATCAAGGCTCTCTCACAGGCACAGATTGATGCACTCAATGCTCAGCTCAACGATGCCAATGCCGAGAATGCCCGCCTCCGCGACATGCTAGCCAATCAGAAACCGGCTGAAACTAAGACCGTAAAAGAGTTTATCACCACACCGGTGTCCGTCTTCTTCAACCTCAATAAGACCAACATTGCCTCGAAGAAAGATCTCGTAAACGTTCAGGCTCTGGCCAAATATGCTAAGGAGAATGGTTCGAGTATCAATGTTACTGGTTATGCCGACAGCGCAACAGGTAAGTCTGACTACAACCAACGCCTGTCTGAAAAGCGTGCTGAGACTGTAGCCAACGAACTGGTGAACATGGGTGTAAACCGCGATAAGATTACAACTGCCGGCAAGGGTGGCGTGAACGAACTCTCGCCCATCTCTTTCAACCGCCGCGCAACGGTTCAGATTGCAGAGTAA
- the asnS gene encoding asparagine--tRNA ligase, giving the protein MDKLQRTKVVDVLRRTDFGADVNVKGWVRTHRSSKAVDFIALNDGSTIKNVQLVVDPTHFDAELLKQITTGACISATGVLVESQGQGQSSEIQCRDITLYGGCATDYPMQKKGQSFEYMRQHAHLRLRTNTFGAVMRIRHHMAIAIHQYFHEHGFFYFHTPLITASDAEGAGEMFQVTTKNLYDLEKDENGKIIYSDDFFGKMTSLTVSGQLEGELGATALGQIYTFGPTFRAENSNTPRHLAEFWMIEPEVAFIELADLMHLEEDFIKYCVRWALEKCRDDLEFLNKMIDPTLLDRLEGVVREDFVRLTYTDGIRILEEAVKGGRKFEFPISWGMDLASEHERFLVEEHFKKPVIMTDYPKGIKAFYMKLNDDGKTVQGTDVLFPQIGEIIGGSVREENYDKLVAQIEERQIPMKDMWWYLDTRRYGTCPHGGFGLGFERLILFVTGMQNIRDVIPFPRTPKSAEF; this is encoded by the coding sequence ATGGATAAACTTCAGAGAACAAAGGTGGTAGACGTATTGCGCCGCACCGATTTCGGGGCAGACGTGAACGTAAAAGGATGGGTTCGGACGCATCGCAGCAGTAAGGCGGTGGATTTTATCGCCCTCAACGACGGCTCGACCATTAAGAATGTGCAGTTGGTGGTAGACCCGACACACTTTGATGCCGAACTGCTGAAACAAATCACTACCGGTGCTTGTATCAGTGCGACGGGTGTGTTGGTGGAAAGTCAGGGGCAGGGACAGAGCTCCGAGATACAATGCCGAGACATCACGCTCTACGGCGGTTGTGCTACCGACTATCCGATGCAGAAAAAAGGTCAGAGCTTCGAATATATGCGGCAGCACGCTCATCTGCGTCTGCGCACCAATACTTTCGGAGCCGTCATGCGCATACGGCATCATATGGCAATAGCCATTCACCAATACTTTCACGAACACGGATTCTTCTATTTCCACACGCCGCTCATCACCGCAAGCGATGCAGAGGGTGCGGGCGAGATGTTTCAGGTGACGACGAAGAATCTCTACGACTTGGAGAAAGATGAGAACGGAAAAATCATCTATTCGGACGATTTCTTCGGGAAGATGACCAGTCTGACGGTGAGCGGACAGCTCGAAGGCGAACTCGGTGCAACGGCTCTTGGACAGATATATACCTTCGGTCCGACTTTCCGCGCAGAGAATAGCAACACGCCACGACATCTGGCTGAGTTCTGGATGATAGAGCCGGAAGTGGCTTTTATCGAACTGGCCGACTTGATGCACCTGGAAGAAGATTTCATTAAATATTGCGTGCGTTGGGCATTGGAGAAATGTCGGGATGATCTTGAGTTCCTTAACAAGATGATCGACCCCACATTGCTCGACCGTCTCGAAGGTGTGGTGCGCGAAGATTTCGTCCGCCTCACCTATACCGACGGAATCCGCATTCTTGAAGAAGCCGTGAAGGGTGGTCGGAAGTTTGAGTTCCCCATCAGTTGGGGGATGGATTTGGCCAGCGAACACGAACGCTTCCTCGTAGAAGAACATTTCAAGAAACCTGTTATCATGACCGATTATCCTAAGGGCATTAAGGCTTTTTACATGAAACTTAATGACGACGGGAAGACGGTGCAGGGCACTGACGTGCTCTTCCCTCAGATTGGCGAAATTATTGGCGGTAGTGTGCGTGAGGAAAACTACGATAAGCTGGTAGCACAAATCGAGGAACGACAGATCCCGATGAAGGATATGTGGTGGTATCTTGACACTCGCCGCTATGGCACTTGTCCTCACGGCGGTTTTGGTTTGGGCTTCGAGCGGCTCATCCTCTTCGTTACGGGTATGCAGAACATTCGCGATGTCATCCCATTCCCCAGAACACCGAAGTCGGCAGAGTTCTAA